The segment TCCGCATGCCCATCGGGATATGGACAAATccttttaatttgtttcaattattttgtttacatacagtGTATGCAGTGGATATAAAGCAAGTGAGAATTGCAATTTCGAGctcattttgattttaagctTGCTTCTGTGGTTCTCTTATATCAGCAGGCCTCGTGACAACGACAAAAAATTCACGTTTCATAGTacataaaatatcataatacgcaaaagaatattatattattcgacagaaaattaattaaaataatcaggCTTTATataaattagtttaaatttcACATTCccgtacatgtagtttgtttcAATGATATCAGTATAACATTAAGCATGCTTCTCAGAATATGCTTAGGAAATCTATAATCTACCGCTGATTTCTAACAGCTCTATACGTTCGGTCTTTGGCATACCGTTCcacaatttatcatttttcaattgATGAATAGTCATGTTAAATCCAGAAAACATGATCGGCAAATTACATTTGATAAATTGTAGCAATTAGCATTTATGGAATGATTTCCAGAGAAAGATCATCTGAACAATCTCTCTTTTTCtaatttctatttattcttatattatataaataaagctCATTACAGTCGATATTTACATCcacgttgggggggggggggggttggaggggggggggggggggtaataaatatttattactggTTATTCAAGGTTGATAAATCCGGGGACAATTAACAGTCTCATGGCAACGTATTTAATCTCCATTTATCAAACGGAAGCAATCGATTCTACAGCTTTGCTTGGTTTTATTTAGCCTTTTTCGTACGCGTTCATTTTTATGACTGTCCCTCGTGTGTTCTTCACTGAAATTTTAATCACCAcgcaattcatttttttagtaCACGGAAGAGGAAAAAATTGACACTGTTGAACCATTTTGATCAGTAAGATGGGGTGGGGGAGGTGGAAGGGGGTATGTATAAACGGGCACACAGGGCATATTTGTCAATGGCATTATTGTGTGTTGCTTGCAAAAACACGTCGAAATAGTTATCTACAACATGTGATTAACCATGTCCATTTATGGATAATGCACATAAAATTTGAGGAAAATCATATCTCCATTTCTAGTTCCCAATCAGATATCGGAGACGCTCTATTCTCTGTCCCGGTAATAACCAATCgaaatctttattatttgataaaactaATTTCCGAATACTGTGCGCAACCTGATCACATGATCATCCGGTGATTTCTCCAAAGTCATCTCTCGGCCGAATCCTGGAAAACTTGCTCTTCTCgaaaaaatggctatatagtaGTCCCCTTCAAAGCTGGATGTATATATAGTCAAATTCACCTTTATAAAGCTAGGCAACCCGAGGGAAAAAAatcgatgtacatgtattataatatgtatacatatgtattttccCCTTAATTCCACTTTGGTCAAGTCTATGAGGAGTCTATAAGGAATTTCTgcttgtttaattatttaatttatctaCAGGCAAATACAATATACAGAAGGAAAAATATTAACTTTAGATGACCGCCCCGCCCCACGTTCggaaaactgtttttaaatggtagttagtttctatattttttggggggtagGGGGTATTTTCGTCAAGATTTGGAGTAGGTTTGCACCATCATTACAACCCCCCTccccttcaaaaaaaaaaactccgcTACTATACGTGCCAGATCTCCATGTAAGTAAAAGTAACCTTTTGAACTGCACTAGTTACATTTGGTTCTGTTGAGCATATCGTTGACTGGGTAATGTCTCTAATCAAGTCCCCGTCTTACTATACGGTctctattttaaaaatgcaattatcAAAATGCCATCACTATATGGAATGTatacataaatacatatataaatgtaacatttatttcatattatttacgTTAATGTCCActgcaaattaaaaaatctagCAATGCAatccatgtatatattatatatataaaatttaaaatgtccgCAGTATATGCAGCTGTTGCCGATGTTAATACGATGTCCTAGTACTGTACATAACATATTGTGATTGTGATCATAGACCCTGGAGCGGacttctacatgtacaatgtacgcCAAATCCTCGGTAAATGTAcgtttaaggaggctgggttaTCAACAAAGTATTCATCAGATTTCCCTTAAAACTCCTTTTATTTAAAGCCCAATAACTTATAAACtgtgaaaaatacaaaacaaatttaacaGAGTCAGTCGGGGCTTttggccacattgctcacctgagcaaaaataaaatcagctttatggagtcgTATACACAATTTTTAGATATGATctgtttagctataaactatcattttgtaaagaaaaatatcatacatttttgcttttaactttttaaaagcattttcttatttatatttataccgAGCTCTTCCTCtgaaggagatcaatacagtctaaaaatggacACGACCACCCTGTCCTCTTAAACGGTTTTATTTGCTGATGTGGCAAAAGTAACATacgtaacattaaaaaatactcagattttaaataaatgtattgctGAGTAAATTcacataaataattaaataaatagtaTGCGAAATAAAGTAAGATTGATCCTTTTAAAAgtcattattttcattcatatttcaaacaatctgattaaaatcgaTAAAGTTTGAATGCGGTTGTGTATCAGAACggctgattttaatgatattgttgttttttttaaaaccataaaccatacattattaaaattgttcaaaaaatcatcttcgctagcaaAAAGTTCCCTATTCTCATCTCAAAAGGGAGATGAGAATAACGAATCGGACACCTGGCTAGCTGGCGAAGACTATGAGAAATGTACTTCATCAACATTACCTTTGGAAGCATCTCCAGCTTTGGCTACTTAATAATGGTCAGAGACAGTGTTTTCATGCATGAATAATGGTTTGTACCTTAACCAATCGACATTCAAATCATGTAAATGCAAACACCATACAGATGAAACAGCTTGATCCGATTTTTTtcctatatacatatataaaatataaaataatttttcttgcaAACCAATTCTTCTGAAAGTTAAATATTCGCCGAATAACACCCGCAGAATCTTCTAAACACCTCTTTTGAAAGATGAGAATATCTGAAGTAAGTAATTACGGagaaaatcattgtttttctgCATCCAAAATTAGATCAAGTAATCTTGAATTTATTAAATGGCTTATCAAATATGATCAATGCCACTCTGTTTATATAGAATCTAATCGTTTTGATGGTTAGAAATATCTCAGACTCGAACACACCGATCAACATCACGGAAATAACAGCATCATTCTCTCGGCAGTGACACATGGCATTCTTTGATGAGAAAAACAACACGGccaataacaaaaatatagcGGCACCGAAAAATGGCAGATGTTTTAACTTCTAACAAGTTAAAACCAGAAAAATAGCATCGTCAGAAAGCCAAAGAAAAAGACGCGTTATTTCTTAATGTAAAATCGAAGTATTTATTTTTGTGGGATTACTTCAGCGTGAAAATAATATTCGCACTACCATTGGAACTGGCGGCAGGGAACACGTGGAAAATGGCCGTGAAACAAAGACTTGCACGTAGggatttgatttgaaattattttatcattaacaagtatattgctacatgtagTCGCGCATAGACTCAGTGAGTTGCAATAATGCAGttctcttttatttttgcaaaaagaAGACGATGAAAAGGGTTAGAAATTTGGGTTTAGATTTGCAGAAACTTCTATGCTAGGTTTTATCCATCTTTATAGAAACAAGGGTGCCAATATTGCTTTTATACGATCACATCTTCCTTTTGAAGAAATACATGCAACATGTTATATCTGTATTCCATTATGGACGAGATTAGTCAAGCTGAATCTCgcaaagattttattttacaaggGAATATAAAGTGCATCAACAATTTGTTCTAATTGAACGTAATCATTCTTACTGACAAATTAAAGAGCGCGACCTCGTGCAAAGGCAAAAATTcccttttcttttcatttaattgaTCGATATGTACCTTTACACCCAATTGTAAACATTGCAGTATAGTCTGTGTTATTTCAGAGCGTTGtccttttttctttatcattaaCATCAAgtgtttttttgaaaaatcaaaataattgcaaaatttaatcatatatacctacatgtccatgatgaaaatttaaactaattGATCATGAAATGCGATCTTTACAAATGCAGATTAAATCAACCTTGTTCGCGCTGAATCGTCGGGAAGCTATGAACGCTTACTGAACGTAGTAAGCTTTAACCATTTGACGGTTGATTTTCAAACGATTAACATAACCACAACTCATTTACATGAACATAcatttcaaattgaaatatatGTGCGATGCTACTACAGACATTTCCGAATAATCCGACTTTTCTCGTGTTAAAATGTGCGGTAAAGAAATcaaaaattataagaaaataatgGCATTGCATTTCAAAGTTTCTATCAATAATGCTTCTCGTGTCGTTTTGTGATTTTTGGTATGTCCAAATCTTTCAATGGTTAACTGAATATCGATTCTATTAATTCGGCTGCGAAAGCACAAGCTGTCATTCTACAAGTACTTCAAAAGGTGTGTCCATAACATTAACGATTTTTTAATCTACCCTATATAAAGAGTATTCTTATGGATAATATTATTTCTAGTGAACACATGCTTTTAAATGGGTATATGTCGTTTCTTGTTGTGTCCAGTTTTACGtttaaaaatctacatgtacttcaCAATTACAGCGTTTCGCTGTGTCGATGGCTTTTTCCAGTGAATGAAGTTGTGCatttacaagaaaataaaaccaagcaTGCCTTGTAAGACTTTTTAGGCAAATTATCAGAAAATGATACATAACATTTTTCACTTTTCCACTGAAAACAAGATAAGTTCCAATTCATGAAGGTTCTTACATTTACTCTGCGTAATTTGGAGTAAATAGATACCTTGTGTAACCAATATACTATTGGGTAAACCTCATAGGCAATCATcgcagaaacaagtgcctgtacaagtttggttgaaaactagagatgttgaaaatgtgtaaaGCTTATAGACATATCGACAGACAGACGTCATATAGACACCTGATAATCAGAAATGTCTCCTGGAATATATAGCACAGGTGAGCTAAAAGATTAATGGGTCAATTTAGAAATTGGAGATAAATATGTGAAATAATGACATAAAtccatttaaaatcaaacatttattttatgtatttccCTTAATTTCTTGAAGCAATGTCATAATCAATAACATTTTAGTCAGCGTAAAATATGATtatgttttattgatatcaTCATACTTCAAAAGAACAAATTACAGAATTTTGCCAATTTCACtgcatttatgtaaattatttaaacagCAATTTGACTGAACACAATCACATTCTGTAATCTGCCAATATTACAAATTGCACTATATTACATGCAGATTGTCATTCCATCAGATATAATTGTATTTCGGTGCAATTTACATTACATGGAAATTgatacttaatatatatataataattatatatatcacAGAGGCATGTCAAAAAGTACTGCAATAGATGTTCACGTATGCAAGTTAATGACCATATAATTTCCTTTCTgttcctttttaatttcaatgtattCTCTTCTTTTTAAAACCTGAAATGGGGAAGATAACAGAATAAAATTGcatcatttttcttttgaaacatTTTCACTCTATACTCAATTTAACTCTTCTCAGTCACACCTTAGACCTATCTAGGTAACATATTTTGTTCCtatataatttatcataaatgttaaggtttttttctatttcatctGTCAGTTTTTGAATTGGTAAGGTGTGACTTTTTTCTTACAGATGTacgtaaaacatataaataagtTGAAATGTGAGACAAAAAAATGATTCTTAACAACATAcctttctttccttttttaccctgaaatgaaaaattggaaaaaatgaaagaatGGTATGAAAAATGGTTTCCCTCTTATTAGTTGTTATTTCCTGGACTTAGATTAAATGTAGTATAATATGTGTtaatttaatgataataaatgtacaactcaagaattttttttaagttgagcTGCAACTGTTGTATGTTTCaataatatgcatatatttatattgttaaaaCTTATTACATACATAATTTATAGTTGacttaaattaaagtttatgCAGTGAATTCATAAATGGTCTCTAAATCATGAGGAATAATATCAATAATCATTATCATAACTCTATATGCAATTTGCTGACCACATATGACCATTTAAATATGTCCtcttatgattttttaataaaagcatatatgaaataaaagtttatgaGTTTTATACTGAATATCATGGggtttttttacatatatacccAGGTAACATTTTAGATGAATGGGTACAAGAGCtgtttttgcaaaaattaaggccGAAATTTTATACTGACTACCAGTAAGTATATAATGTTAAGTCTTGAATGACTTATTTGCCCAACTTTTTCCTTACGAGCATGTAAGGAGGAGGTAACGGTGAAACATATGTGTTATTAGTGTGTACATTTATTCCTAAAAGAAactgtaaatataataaaagcaTAAGGCGTATAACACATATACATGAATGATATACCTTTCCACCATGTTTTCTTTTCTTCGAAGATCCTCCAGcctagaaaataaaaaaaaaaccatacaacCTTGTGAAATGTTTCCTACTTCTATCAATGATCAGATTGATATATCCATTACACCTGAAGACCCAGCAATATTGACCCACCCAGTCAACTGAGAGCATTGTATAAATCAGACAATATTGATTCTGTTCACACCCTGCCATTTACAGGTGGGAAATGACAGTCTGGTCTGAGCCTTGTGTAATTTGCAGATAATGCACCAAACCTAAAGCCAGATAGTTGTGaaattggagagagagagatgtcaaAACAATGTAAAAGTAATACCTGTGGGGCTCGGCCCTCTGTGAGAGCGCTGATGTCATCGAAATGCGTCAGATTGTTTAACGAGGACAATCCAGCCACTCTCTTCATTTCGTTCTGCAAGCAGAGTAAATACAAGTAATGATGAGCAATGAACATAAATCAATAACACATTGTCTCACAAGGGCTGTTGCAATCAGTAATATTTATTTGTCTTTTGAAATACAATGATCACCTTAACTGTTGCCAATATTTTTGCATGTTAGTAAATTTTGACATTCAAAATTACATAAGATAGATATTAAGATGATTTTATTCCAATTTTAGGCCAAAAAGGCATAAAAGATAAGTACAAAttccaaaataaacaatttataaaattcaatatactgCACTTATGTGTGATATACAACATTATAATGGTTTAAACAAGGatgacatggggggggggggttagtctgtgaaaatttgacaaaataaaagcagtaaataTAAGTAGAAGATCACTGAAgtcattttttgtacacaagTCTTTGATTTAACCAAAATAATTAACTCAGTACTCAATTATTAAAACAAGCTGGATAAATATTGAATgacaaaaacaagaaaataagatgataatatcaaaatatccaTGATTACCTTGTCTTTCTTTGACACAGAAAATCTCATGAAATTCTCCTCTTCATAACTATAACACAAAAAGACACACACAGAGTTAAACTTGTATCAGGGATGACCATGGTCATCAACGTCAATTTACTTTTACTCAAGAAATATTACTCTTATAAAACATTCGTCTCTGACTGTCAGCACAACTTACTGAGTTCTCTCCCTTAATTTCCTTTCAGCTCTCGACCTCTGTGTGCTCGTTGTTTCCTGTAAATcaaaaagattaatatttttaattaaagatatgtaccatatacaagaaaaaaagaaactcTTTGtcttaattactttaaaaaatattaaaataaagacattatgtagaaaaagtcatttttaatttatttccaatAGGATAGTACTCATGTTACAATTCACTTTGTATGTCAcacaatattttcattctttaagttataatatacttgtacatagaattaaaaagtattttagcacatttaaatttacaatcacaaatgaaaatttataatacACTTTTCCTTTTATATGGATCTAATATTAGTTTTTATGgcaataaaatttcaatgggaactgaattttttaaacagctttttttatgtgtattagacagttaaaagttaaaatatattgGCATGTAGAATTATTAAGTATTTTAGCATCGATAAATGAAGCATACATTTACAAtcacaaatcaaaattaaacacatttccTTTTGTATGGCTCTAATATTAATTTCTAAGGCAATAATGAAATTCCatgtaaactaattttttttaacagcttttttatatgtatttcagACAGTCTGttgatttaattaaacaaatttttatcgaAGAAATATATAACCAGGATTTGCAACAAGTTCAGAAACTAAGACAGCCCTCGTATTTCCCATACTTACCCTGATCTCTGTGGGTCCCTCGCTGAATTCCTCTCGTAGTTCCCTGAGCATGCTGGTACTGAGGGCCCGCTTTTTGGCCCTCTCCAGGACCTTTTGATCTTTGTCCATCTCTGTTTCATCTCCCTCTgacaaaaagcaaacaaaatcatattaGATCCACTATTTCACTCATAAGCCATGATAAACTGTAACAACTGGTTGAAATGAATCTTAGgctatttctaaaaaaaacaattcttatGGTATAGAATCCCTAGTTATCTAATTAAAGGGATATACATGTTTGACTACTAAACATATATTTCTCACAACAGATTTTGATTGCTTTAATTAAGAGCTAATTCCTCCAACTGGAAAGTATGTCaacatcaatgcaagtttgttAGCTAATTAAACTTGGCTTTATATCTttgatgtacattgtattttaattttgcttggTCTGATCAGAGGGTTATAATGTATGTAGTTACCATAGTGCATGGCTGTGAGTTTTGGTGGGTGATATATCTTGGATTTCTTTTCTTCTCCCTCCGATTCCGATTCTGATTCATCATCCAActaaaaaagatgttttattctttaaagGGTAATTGCAATgatgataaattttttaaaaatatttttagatctATCTGAATAAATataatcctgaaaattttaatgtacaAACATATATTCCAAGAATTAAATCCTTTATACCATATTTATAACGCAATCATAAAATGTATGCATTAATTCAAAAGTTACAGGTGAATTTACAAACCTTGCTTATGAGGTTTTCAGGATTAGCTCTGTATCTAAGAGGGTCTGAAGAATCTAAAACAAATGTGAAAGAAAAGTGTTAATTATGTTGATCttgaaataaagataaaagagttccattgtcatttatttaattatcacAAGCCTTACCTGTCCCACCACTGGCTGCTGTTCTGACTACTTTATCTACCTggtattttaatttcttatcaattgGTCTCATTTTTTCCAAAacctaaatattaaaaaacatataaatgttaaaaactaaggaaaatatcaaaaaagaTTAAACCATTTAAGTATATTATAAACCAAGGTAATACCATGAAAAGTCGACATATGTGAGGTGACACTGACCGTTCTTATTTCAATGAGTCGATCTATGGCAGGGTCATCCTGTATACTGGATCCCTGCGACTTCTGTAGGCTTATGTAGGTCAGATTCATCAGGTAGCTAAGTAAAAGCTGGTACTTCAATTCCAGAAAACTTATTCCCTGAAAATGGtgtcaaaaaatataaaattacatacagtaccgatcagacccaacctaacagaaagtaaaccaagACTAAACCCTGTGTTTACTTTCGgcgtttactctgggtttactagagtgggcCCAGGGTAAACCAAGAGAGTAAACTCCAATCAAAAGTAGACCCCTGAGGCAgaagctacatgtgtatttggatATATACAAGGGGTTGGAATAGCAGACAGTAAGATAATTAGATAAAagacacatatacatgtacttcacatttcaaaaagtaaaccccgaaagtaaaccaagggtttagttggggtttactctggtgctagcaccagagtaaaccccataATCAGTACTGTATAATCAATTATTTAACTAATGCTTGAAAGATATCAGTTTGGTGCATTATTGCATAGGGACTATCCTATACGTTGATTTATAAGTGATTGATTCATTAGATTAGAAGTTGGCTTACTTTTGATGTATTGTACTCATTTTCTGTGGCTTTCTTCAGGAGGTGGTCTACTAATTTTGTCACATCCTGGGTCTGAGACTCCACAGCACTCAGTAGATTCATAGCTTCCGTTATCTCCTCTGTCGACATATTTCTAAACCTTTGTTAAATTATAATACCTATCAAGTTAAACCACATGTTTGCTTGAAAGACAGTCTGAAACACAATCATCATTATGATCATAAACCACAATACATCAATTATCGTTTTTCGGTTATCTAGTTAACCAATGTTAACAGGTCAATGCATTGATCTCAGATACATCTTACATACCATGTTTATGATTTCTCAGTAATAATCCAAAATAATTTACTATTATCTACGAATGCAATCAGTAATACATACCAAaatcataaaatgaatataatttttcgattttttttccacGTGAATTTTCAGCGGAAATGCAAATAGCTACATAAATCAGAAACCATAACGGATACATGAAGTTCCGGAAAATTCTTTTGGAGTACCCGTTATTTCGGCTCTATCTGTGTTTGAACGGGAAGTACCTTTCCCCAAATTGAGTATACATGAACTTGTCGAATTAGATTAGAATTTtataaaaccaaatattttttttttcatttttcatctaGGAAACTGAATAGAAAGACCTCTGTATACCATCATGGTCAACTATAGCCAGCTGATATTCTGAATCGTGATTGTGGTGGGATTGGAGGatcatttttaagaaaatttccaCAATCAAatctataaaaagaaaatgtcatgtttaaataaaaaaaaaatcatatcagaTCTTTCTATTCTTATTAAATTAAGGTTTAATAATGAAACCTCGCCTAATGATTTgacacttgtacatgtactttttttaaaaattgatatgaaacaaATCAGTTAATTTACAAAATAGCAATTAGATTATCCtatatttctaatattttcgaatttcaaataatttttgttcttaatttCATACCATGAAGACataattttaaaggggcatggtaacgattttggtcatattctgtttttctctttttaatgtttacaattaatgtttacaatgcattTCTAGTAGTCAAGTAAAATATTCAtaagagtcagtcgtagagttgcaaaaaagatacagggctcacaattcttaattcatgtaaacaaggctcgtgccctgttttgtttacataggttcaatatataccagtaaaaatctttttcaagctgatttttgtattttcttattcattttaagcataaattaaCAGTCCaaaacgtttaacacattcattttaggtctaaaactggaatgtTGAATTCaactttcaaaatgtaaacaaaggctttgtttacatagcatagaattgtgagctctgtaactcacttataACTTATGactctcaaaattttgattgcctttctaaagcattgtaaacatcaaaatcggaaaaatattttttaaccaaaatcgtggccatacccctttaaatacatttaaaagcaggacataaaacacattttacacTCAAATCTATATGATTtcatatgaaaattaatatatgattATAGATTGGGCAGAAACCAGACAAGGCGCAATTTTATTCCTTCATCATATCCTGTATactaacatatttttattatacctGCTAAGGAGAATTACACAACGTTCAGAAAACAAccaaacaatttaaaactgGTGTGTAAATGCAGAGATGTATTTTATAGCTAATTAATATATGTCCGGGGTTAATGTCGAAATATTagatatacatatgtacatgtatgtacaaacatgagtaataatttaatgtgcgttctttggtgtttcatacatgtatgaaggtAAAGAGCATTGCAGAACGTTGTCTATCTCTTTCTTCAATAATCTCTACCGTTCATAGCCCAAATGAAACAGAAATTAAGAAAAGATTTTGTTCTTAActcagttaatttttttttatatctttgttcaattatattttaaaaatgattgaagATACTTTCATATCATCATATGCAATTGTGGTTATTGTCGATCAGCACTTTACATCGAAAAAAGTCAGAACCAGTATTTTTTTACATAGACGTGAAGGTAACCATGGTTACATGAAGTCTCACGTTTGTCCGTGGAATTAATGCTCTCAATCTATAGCTGACTTTTTTGCGTAATTTCACGAAATAATCCAAACACTGTCGATGTCACAAGTATAAAACTAGACGAATTc is part of the Magallana gigas chromosome 3, xbMagGiga1.1, whole genome shotgun sequence genome and harbors:
- the LOC105322871 gene encoding neuroguidin-A, which translates into the protein MSTEEITEAMNLLSAVESQTQDVTKLVDHLLKKATENEYNTSKGISFLELKYQLLLSYLMNLTYISLQKSQGSSIQDDPAIDRLIEIRTVLEKMRPIDKKLKYQVDKVVRTAASGGTDSSDPLRYRANPENLISKLDDESESESEGEEKKSKIYHPPKLTAMHYEGDETEMDKDQKVLERAKKRALSTSMLRELREEFSEGPTEIRETTSTQRSRAERKLRERTHYEEENFMRFSVSKKDKNEMKRVAGLSSLNNLTHFDDISALTEGRAPQAGGSSKKRKHGGKGKKGKKGFKKKRIH